One genomic window of Camelina sativa cultivar DH55 chromosome 5, Cs, whole genome shotgun sequence includes the following:
- the LOC104786853 gene encoding WUSCHEL-related homeobox 3-like codes for MSPVASTRWCPTPEQLMILEEMYRSGIRTPNAVQIQQITAHLAFYGRIEGKNVFYWFQNHKARDRQKLRKKLAKQLHQQQHQLQLQLQQIKPKPISPMIMSQPDNNSNIIDHHNPYHHHRPYDHMSFTCCSHASPMCLPHPGNGGEAQNKVMNEYYCTKSGAEEMLMHKPITGPNSSYGRDWMMMMDMGPRPSYPSSSSTSTSPIPCCNMMMSSAKIPLKTLELFPISSINSKQDSTKI; via the exons ATGAGTCCTGTGGCTTCAACGAGGTGGTGTCCGACGCCGGAGCAACTGATGATCTTGGAAGAGATGTACCGGAGCGGTATACGGACTCCGAATGCGGTTCAGATACAACAGATCACAGCTCACTTGGCGTTCTATGGTCGGATCGAGGGTAAAAACGTCTTTTATTGGTTTCAGAACCATAAGGCTAGAGATAGAcagaagctgaggaagaagctAGCCAAGCAacttcatcaacaacaacatcaacttCAACTCCAACTTcaacaaatcaaaccaaaaccaatatcACCGATGATTATGTCTCAACCagataataatagtaatatcaTTGATCATCATAATCCTTACCATCATCATCGCCCATATGATCATATGTCTTTCACCTGCTGCTCTCACGCTTCTCCCATGTGTCTTCCTCATCCG GGAAATGGAGGAGAAGCTCAAAACAAAGTGATGAATGAATATTATTGCACCAAAAGTGGAGCTGAAGAGATGTTGATGCATAAACCAATCACGGGTCCAAACTCATCGTACGGTCGAgattggatgatgatgatggatatGGGCCCACGACCATCATAtccctcatcatcatcaacatcaacatcaccCATTCCATGTTGTAACATGATGATGAGCAGTGCAAAGATACCATTGAAAACCCTTGAACTTTTCCCAATCTCATCCATCAACTCAAAGCAAGACAGTaccaaaatttaa
- the LOC104786854 gene encoding kinesin-like protein KIN-5A: MDSNNSKRGSSAKSPCQTPRSTEKSNRDFRVVDSNSTNSNSNPVSKNEKEKGVNIQVIVRCRPFNSEETRLQTPAVLTCNDRKKEVAVAQNIAGKQIDKTFLFDKVFGPTSQQKDLYHQAVSPIVFEVLDGYNCTIFAYGQTGTGKTYTMEGGARKKNGEIPSDAGVIPRAVKQIFDILEAQSAAEYSLKVSFLELYNEELTDLLAPEETKFTDDKSKKPLALMEDGKGGVFVRGLEEEIVSTADEIYKVLEKGSAKRRTAETLLNKQSSRSHSIFSVTIHIKECTPEGEEIVKSGKLNLVDLAGSENISRSGAREGRAREAGEINKSLLTLGRVINALVEHSGHIPYRESKLTRLLRDSLGGKTKTCVIATVSPSVHCLEETLSTLDYAHRAKHIKNKPEVNQKMMKSAIMKDLYSEIERLKQEVYATREKNGIYIPKERYIQEEAEKKAMAEKIEQMEVEGEAKDKQIVQLQELYNSEQLVTAGLREKLSKTEKKLWETEQALLDLEEKHRQAVATIKDKEYLISNLLKSEKTLVDRAVELQAELANAASDVSNLFAKIERKDKIEDSNRSLIQEFQSQLLRQLELLNNSVAGSVSQQEKQLQDMEKVMASFVSAKTEATETLQGSLAQLKEKYNSGIKSLDDIAGNLDKSSQSTLNYLNSEVTKHSCALEDMFKGFTSEAYALLEGLQGSLHNQEEKLSAFTQQQRDLHSRSMESAKSVSTVMLDFFKTLDTHSTKLTKLAEDAQNVNEQKLSAFTKKFEESIANEEKQMLEKVAELLASSNARKKELVQMAVQDIRDGSSSQTGALQQEMSAMKDSASSVKVQWNAHMSQVESHHLDNVSAVEVAKEDMQNMLLKCLENSRIGTQQWKTAQESLVDLEKRNVASADSIIRGAIENNEKLRAQFSSAVATTLSDVESANSDIISSIDQSLQLDKDASADVNSTIAPCSENLKELRSHHDGNVVDIKEKTGKCLGHEYKVDEATSSTPRKREYNIPTVGSIEELKTPSFEELLKAFHDSSKSPKQMLQQSNGDAKHLSSNGRPPLTAIN; encoded by the exons ATGGATTCTAACAATTCGAAGAGAGGAAGCTCGGCGAAATCTCCATGTCAGACTCCGCGTTCGACTGAGAAGTCAAATCGAGATTTTCGAGTAGTTGACTCTAATTCAACAAACTCAAACTCGAATCCAGTTAGcaagaatgagaaagagaagggTGTGAATATACAAGTCATCGTTCGTTGCAG ACCGTTTAATTCTGAGGAGACTAGGTTACAAACACCTGCGGTACTTACCTGCAATGACCGCAAAAAGGAAGTGGCGGTAGCACAGAATATAGCTGGGAAGCAGATTGATAAAACGTTTTTGTTTGACAAG GTTTTTGGGCCAACATCCCAACAAAAGGACCTGTATCATCAAGCAGTTTCTCCCATTGTTTTTGAGGTTCTTGATGGGTATAATTGCACCATCTTTGCATATGGGCAAACGGGAACTGGTAAGACATACACAATGGAAGGAGGAGCAAGGAAAAAG aACGGTGAAATTCCTAGTGATGCAGGTGTTATCCCTAGAGCAGTTAAACAGATATTTGATATACTGGAAGCACAAAGTGCTGCTGAGTACAGTTTGAAAGTTTCTTTTCTTGAGCTCTACAATGAAGAACTGACAGACCTTTTAGCTCCTGAAGAAACAAAGTTTACGGATGATAAATCAAAGAAACCTCTGGCCCTTATGGAAGACGGCAAAGGTGGCGTTTTTGTGAGAGGTTTGGAAGAAGAAATAGTGTCTACTGCTGATGAGATTTATAAAGTGTTGGAGAAAGGATCAGCCAAGAGACGCACAGCAGAGACTCTTCTCAACAAGCAAAGTAGTAGATCTCATTCAATATTTTCGGTGACAATCCATATTAAGGAGTGTACTCCAGAGGGGGAAGAGATTGTCAAAAGCGGAAAGCTAAATCTTGTTGATCTTGCTGGTTCAGAGAATATTTCACGGTCTGGTGCTCGAGAG GGTAGAGCCAGGGAAGCTGGTGAGATCAACAAAAGTTTGCTCACACTTGGACGTGTCATAAATGCGTTGGTTGAACACTCTGGTCATATTCCATATAG AGAAAGCAAGTTGACAAGATTATTAAGAGACTCTTTgggaggaaaaacaaaaacatgtgtAATTGCTACAGTGTCACCCTCTGTTCATTGCCTGGAAGAAACACTCAGCACACTTGATTATGCCCACCGTGCGAAACACATCAAAAATAAACCAGAG GTTAACcagaagatgatgaaatcaGCTATTATGAAAGACTTGTATTCTGAAATTGAACGTCTAAAGCaag AGGTCTATGCTACAAGGGAGAAAAATGGAATTTATATTCCTAAGGAGAGATATATTCAAGAAGAAGCCGAGAAAAAG GCTATGGCTGAAAAGATAGAGCAAATGGAAGTTGAGGGAGAAGCTAAAGACAAG CAAATTGTTCAACTTCAAGAGCTGTACAACTCGGAACAGCTTGTAACTGCTGGACTGAGAGAGAAGCTTAGTAAGACTGAG AAAAAACTCTGGGAAACGGAACAAGCATTGTTAGATCTGGAAGAGAAACATAGACAGGCCGTTGCAACAATTAAGGATAAAGAGTACTTGATATCCAATCTCCTTAAATCTG AGAAAACACTTGTTGACCGTGCTGTCGAGCTTCAGGCAGAGTTGGCAAATGCAGCATCCGATGTTTCCAACTTGTTCGCCAAAATAG AGAGGAAGGACAAAATTGAAGACAGCAATAGATCGCTCATCCAAGAGTTCCAGTCACAACTGCTACGGCAACTTGAGCTCTTGAACAACAGTGTTGCAGGTTCAGTGAGCCAGCAGGAAAAACAATTGCAAGACATGGAAAAAGTTATGGCATCTTTCGTATCTGCAAAGACAGAG GCTACTGAAACACTACAGGGAAGTTTAGCACAGTTGAAGGAAAAGTACAATTCAGGCATCAAGTCTTTAGATGATATAGCAGGGAACTTAGATAAGTCTAGCCAATCGACTTTGAATTACTTGAACTCGGAAGTGACAAAACATTCTTGTGCACTGGAAGAT ATGTTTAAAGGATTTACATCAGAGGCGTATGCACTACTTGAAGGGCTTCAAGGTAGCCTTCACAACCAAGAGGAGAAGCTCTCTGCATTTACACAGCAACAGCGCGATTTGCATTCCCGTTCAATGGAGTCTGCTAAATCGGTCTCCACTGTGATGTTAGACTTCTTCAAGACTCTAGACACTCATTCCACTAAGCTGACAAAGCTAGCAGAAGATGCTCAAAACGTCAATGAGCAGAAATTATCTGCATTCACTAAGAAATTTGAG GAATCCATTGcaaatgaagaaaaacaaatgcttGAAAAGGTGGCGGAGTTACTAGCGAGTTCAAACGCTAGGAAGAAGGAATTGGTTCAGATGGCTGTGCAGGATATTCGCGACGGATCATCATCCCAAACCGGAGCATTACAGCAAGAAATGTCTGCAATGAAAGATTCAGCTTCGTCAGTTAAAGTCCAATGGAACGCTCACATGAGCCAAGTGGAATCTCATCATCTCGATAACGTTTCCGCAGTTGAGGTTGCAAAGGAAGATATGCAAAACATGCTTCTTAAATG CCTGGAGAATTCCAGAATCGGAACTCAACAATGGAAGACCGCTCAAGAATCTTTGGTTGATCTAGAGAAGAGGAATGTTGCATCCGCGGATTCTATCATCCG AGGAGCCATAGAAAACAATGAGAAACTACGAGCGCAGTTTTCTTCTGCGGTCGCAACCACATTAAGCGATGTCGAGTCTGCAAACAGCGATATCATCTCATCCATTGACC AATCTTTACAACTCGATAAAGACGCATCAGCGGATGTTAATTCCACAATCGCTCCTTGTTCtgaaaacttgaaagaactaagAAGTCACCATGATGGGAACGTCGTAGACATCAAAGAAAAGACAGGAAAATGTCTTGGTCACGAGTACAAG gTGGATGAAGCAACAAGCTCAACGCCAAGGAAGAGAGAGTACAACATTCCAACGGTAGGATCAATAGAAGAACTGAAAACGCCGTCGTTTGAGGAATTGTTGAAAGCGTTTCACGATTCCTCAAAGTCGCCCAAACAGATGCTGCAGCAATCTAACGGAGATGCTAAACACCTTAGTAGTAACGGTCGACCACCGTTAACGGccatcaactaa